In the genome of Microbacterium endophyticum, one region contains:
- a CDS encoding ABC transporter substrate-binding protein codes for MHNTKKAVATGVVLLSAVALAGCTSGDSGSTDAAACTPADGPVTLEFTSWIPGIEDVVATWNEANPDIQVEVQTGPNGNSGTYQNFFSQLEAGNAPDLGQIEYDALASFRVQDGLTDLSACDDVVAAESEFIPWTWSQVTLGSDGIYAIPQDSGPMALFYRSDLFEQNGIAVPTTWDEYKTAAEEIRALGGYITNFSTADINQFAGLVWQAGGEWFGNDGDEWTVDLASGESETVAAYWQDLIDNDLVSTYPAWTEEWNNAYNSSEVWTWESAVWGANSISSGAPDTAGLWSVASSPQWEAGQNAAGNWGGSSTAVFKGSEHPYEAAKFALWLNTSEEALTALNESANIYPATTAGLDLPVLKEGVDFYGGQAIYDVFAAAAAEVNPDFLWGPTMTQTYADVSDGFQKAVTGQGTLEDALKSAQSSTIDTLEAQSIPVSE; via the coding sequence ATGCACAACACCAAGAAAGCAGTCGCCACAGGCGTCGTACTGCTGAGCGCGGTCGCGCTTGCAGGATGTACATCTGGAGACAGTGGCAGCACCGACGCTGCCGCCTGCACGCCCGCAGACGGTCCGGTTACCCTCGAATTCACCTCGTGGATCCCGGGAATTGAAGATGTCGTAGCGACCTGGAACGAAGCGAACCCCGATATCCAGGTCGAGGTCCAGACCGGTCCGAACGGTAACTCCGGCACCTACCAGAACTTCTTCAGCCAGCTCGAAGCAGGAAACGCACCTGACCTGGGTCAGATCGAGTACGACGCCCTCGCGAGCTTCCGCGTTCAGGACGGCCTCACTGACCTCTCGGCCTGCGACGACGTCGTTGCCGCGGAGTCTGAGTTCATCCCCTGGACGTGGTCGCAGGTCACGCTCGGTTCGGATGGCATCTACGCCATCCCGCAGGACTCGGGCCCGATGGCGCTTTTCTACCGCTCTGACCTGTTCGAACAGAACGGCATCGCTGTTCCGACAACGTGGGATGAGTACAAGACCGCTGCCGAGGAGATCCGTGCTCTCGGCGGATACATCACGAACTTCTCGACGGCCGATATCAACCAGTTTGCCGGCCTCGTCTGGCAAGCGGGCGGCGAGTGGTTCGGTAACGACGGCGACGAGTGGACTGTTGATCTCGCCAGCGGCGAATCAGAGACCGTTGCTGCGTACTGGCAGGACCTGATCGACAACGATCTCGTGTCCACCTACCCCGCGTGGACCGAAGAGTGGAACAACGCCTACAACTCCAGTGAAGTCTGGACGTGGGAGTCAGCGGTATGGGGTGCGAACTCGATCTCGAGTGGTGCCCCTGACACAGCAGGTCTGTGGTCCGTTGCAAGCTCGCCGCAGTGGGAAGCCGGACAGAACGCGGCTGGAAACTGGGGCGGATCGTCGACTGCGGTATTCAAGGGCAGCGAGCACCCTTACGAAGCGGCCAAGTTCGCGCTGTGGCTCAACACGTCGGAAGAAGCTCTGACAGCCCTCAACGAGAGCGCTAACATCTACCCCGCGACCACGGCGGGTCTCGACCTGCCCGTGCTCAAGGAGGGTGTCGACTTCTATGGTGGCCAGGCAATCTATGACGTGTTCGCCGCGGCTGCCGCTGAGGTCAACCCGGACTTCCTGTGGGGCCCGACGATGACGCAGACTTACGCGGATGTCTCTGACGGATTCCAGAAGGCTGTCACCGGACAGGGCACACTTGAAGATGCCTTGAAGTCAGCGCAGAGCTCGACGATCGACACGCTCGAGGCGCAGTCCATCCCGGTATCGGAGTAA
- the glpK gene encoding glycerol kinase GlpK: MAEHVLALDQGTTSTRAIIFDARGTIVATAQREHSQLLPRAGWVEHDPVEIWTNTEWVVSSVLARAGLSAAEIAAVGITNQRETAIVWNRRTGRPVHPAIVWQDTRTQPRIDQLIADGGRDRFADVTGLPLATYFSASKIGWILDHVPGARAAAEAGDLMFGTPDSWLVWNLTGGTRGGRHITDVTNASRTLLMDLQSLEWSDEMLAVWNIPRSMMPEIRSSSEVVGEISEPGEAAGIRIAGILGDQQAASFGQAAFDIGESKNTYGTGNFLLVNTGEQIVRSRHGLLTTVAYRCGDEPARYALEGSIAVTGSLVQWLRDNLGLIQRSEDIEELANSVDDNGGAYFVPAFSGLFAPHWRPDARGALVGLTRYVNKAHIARAALESTAFQSLDVIEAVVADAGRELQELRVDGGMTKNDLLLQFQADILGIPVVRPAVVETTALGAAYAAGLAVGVWSTRDELREHWREDRRFEPKMDADERSRRIRLWRKALTKSLDWVDDDARTLMGTTGP, from the coding sequence ATGGCCGAGCATGTCCTCGCCCTTGACCAGGGAACGACCTCGACGCGAGCGATCATTTTCGATGCGCGCGGGACGATAGTTGCGACAGCTCAGCGCGAGCATTCGCAACTGCTCCCCCGAGCGGGGTGGGTCGAACACGATCCGGTTGAGATTTGGACGAACACTGAGTGGGTCGTGTCCTCGGTCTTGGCGCGCGCTGGTCTCTCCGCCGCCGAAATAGCGGCTGTGGGCATTACCAATCAGCGCGAGACCGCGATCGTGTGGAATCGCCGCACGGGGCGGCCGGTGCACCCAGCGATCGTCTGGCAGGACACTCGCACTCAGCCGCGCATCGATCAGCTCATCGCTGATGGCGGGCGTGACCGATTTGCTGACGTGACGGGGCTGCCGCTTGCCACGTACTTCTCGGCATCGAAAATCGGTTGGATTCTCGACCACGTTCCGGGCGCTCGAGCCGCGGCGGAAGCTGGGGACTTGATGTTCGGAACCCCAGATTCGTGGCTGGTGTGGAACCTCACTGGCGGAACGCGGGGCGGCCGGCACATCACCGACGTGACAAACGCGAGCCGCACCCTTCTGATGGATTTGCAGTCACTCGAGTGGTCTGACGAGATGCTCGCGGTGTGGAACATTCCCCGCTCGATGATGCCGGAAATCCGATCCTCATCCGAGGTAGTCGGCGAAATCAGCGAACCGGGTGAGGCCGCGGGCATCCGTATCGCTGGAATCTTGGGGGACCAGCAGGCAGCGTCGTTCGGCCAGGCCGCGTTCGATATCGGCGAGTCCAAAAACACCTACGGCACCGGCAATTTCTTGCTCGTGAACACCGGCGAACAGATCGTGCGCTCGCGGCATGGCCTCCTGACGACCGTCGCATACCGCTGCGGCGACGAGCCCGCCAGGTACGCGCTCGAAGGCTCCATTGCCGTCACCGGCTCGCTCGTGCAGTGGCTTCGAGACAATCTCGGGCTCATCCAGCGATCAGAAGACATCGAAGAGCTCGCTAACTCGGTTGACGATAACGGCGGAGCGTATTTCGTTCCCGCGTTTTCCGGCCTGTTCGCGCCGCATTGGCGACCGGATGCTCGCGGCGCGCTCGTTGGGCTCACCCGCTACGTCAACAAGGCGCATATCGCACGTGCCGCACTTGAGTCGACGGCGTTCCAGAGCCTCGATGTCATCGAGGCAGTCGTGGCAGACGCGGGTCGCGAGCTTCAAGAGCTACGTGTCGATGGGGGCATGACCAAGAACGACCTTTTACTGCAGTTCCAGGCTGACATTCTCGGTATCCCGGTTGTGCGTCCCGCCGTCGTCGAAACCACTGCGCTCGGAGCGGCGTACGCCGCAGGTCTCGCGGTCGGCGTCTGGTCGACTCGCGATGAGCTGCGAGAGCACTGGCGTGAAGATCGACGCTTTGAACCGAAGATGGATGCCGATGAGCGCTCTCGTCGCATTCGTCTGTGGCGAAAGGCGCTCACGAAGTCGCTCGACTGGGTTGACGACGACGCGCGCACCCTGATGGGAACGACCGGACCCTGA
- the trpS gene encoding tryptophan--tRNA ligase — MQPSADSLQIGNYIGALLQWRDLQESYDAFFSVVDLHALTVPNDPAELREKTRRTAAQYIAAGIEPAKSTLYVQSHVSAHAELAWILSTITGFGEAGRMTQFKDKSSRYGAEASSVGLFTYPVLMAADILLYQTAIVPVGDDQKQHVELTRDLAERFNARYGDTFRVPVPMIQQDTARIYDLQNPTAKMSKSAESTAGVLWLLDDPSASAKKIMRAVTDSEGVVRYDRKEKPGVSNLLVIYAALTGRQIPSLEDEYAGRGYGDFKKGLAEVVVNEFGPVRERALELLSDPGELDRVLAKNADHAASVADETLSKVYDRVGLLRRR; from the coding sequence ATGCAACCCTCCGCCGACTCTCTCCAGATCGGTAACTACATTGGAGCGCTCCTCCAGTGGCGCGACCTGCAAGAGTCATACGACGCGTTCTTCTCCGTCGTTGACCTGCACGCGCTGACGGTTCCGAACGATCCGGCCGAACTGCGCGAAAAGACGCGCCGCACGGCTGCGCAGTACATTGCCGCGGGTATCGAGCCCGCGAAGTCAACGCTCTACGTGCAGTCCCACGTGTCGGCGCACGCCGAGCTTGCCTGGATTCTGTCAACCATCACAGGGTTCGGCGAAGCCGGCCGCATGACGCAGTTCAAAGACAAGTCCAGTCGGTATGGGGCTGAGGCATCCTCCGTGGGCCTTTTCACGTACCCCGTGCTGATGGCCGCCGATATTCTGCTTTACCAAACGGCCATCGTTCCGGTGGGCGATGACCAGAAGCAGCACGTCGAACTCACCCGTGACCTGGCTGAGCGATTTAACGCACGCTACGGCGACACCTTTCGCGTGCCGGTGCCGATGATCCAGCAGGACACGGCACGCATTTACGATCTTCAGAACCCGACAGCCAAGATGTCGAAATCGGCGGAGTCCACGGCGGGCGTGTTGTGGCTGCTTGACGATCCGTCGGCGAGCGCCAAGAAGATCATGCGGGCCGTCACTGACAGTGAGGGCGTTGTGCGTTACGACCGCAAAGAGAAGCCAGGCGTTTCGAACCTCCTTGTGATCTATGCGGCACTCACCGGCCGACAGATTCCCTCGCTCGAAGACGAGTACGCCGGACGCGGTTACGGAGACTTCAAAAAGGGACTCGCTGAGGTCGTCGTCAATGAGTTCGGTCCGGTGCGCGAGCGCGCGCTCGAGCTCCTTTCGGACCCGGGCGAGCTCGACCGCGTACTGGCGAAAAACGCCGACCACGCGGCATCCGTCGCCGACGAGACACTCTCGAAGGTCTACGACCGGGTCGGGTTGCTTCGCCGCCGCTGA
- a CDS encoding endonuclease domain-containing protein, with the protein MSIVDGLAAAARCQAPRATVATFDSALHLGFVDEQGLDDVFAALPARYRPLRLLIDGRAESGAETLLRLILRSLGCKVELQVVIDGVGRVDLLVDGWLIIECDSEEFHSGWRYQERDRLRDLASAERGYTVLRPTAKLIFTEPERVRAAVRGLLAARGASR; encoded by the coding sequence GTGAGTATCGTCGATGGGCTCGCCGCCGCTGCTCGCTGCCAAGCGCCCCGTGCCACAGTCGCGACGTTCGACAGCGCCCTGCACCTCGGCTTTGTGGATGAACAGGGCCTTGACGACGTGTTTGCGGCTCTGCCGGCGCGGTACCGGCCGCTTCGTCTGCTTATCGACGGCCGAGCAGAATCAGGTGCCGAAACTTTGCTCCGTCTGATACTTCGTTCGCTCGGCTGCAAGGTGGAATTGCAAGTGGTGATCGACGGGGTCGGTCGCGTTGATCTACTGGTCGATGGTTGGTTGATCATCGAGTGCGATAGCGAAGAGTTTCACTCCGGTTGGCGGTACCAGGAGCGTGACCGGTTGCGGGATCTCGCCAGCGCAGAGCGGGGATACACGGTACTAAGGCCGACAGCGAAGCTGATTTTCACCGAGCCCGAACGGGTGCGGGCAGCCGTGCGCGGTCTACTCGCCGCGCGCGGCGCCAGCCGCTGA
- a CDS encoding glycerol-3-phosphate dehydrogenase/oxidase produces MTNTNAENATAHSLTARPSAEVLIIGGGINGLATFRDLALQGVDVALVEKNDFVSGASAASSHMIHGGVRYLENGEFRLVHEAVTERNALLQTAPHYVRPLQTTIPIFSTFSGILAAPFRFLRHGSGKPSERGAVLIKIGLVIYDSFSRGGGRVRRHAFHGKKRSLEILPDLNRGVKYTASYWDASLQDPERLAVDVLRDGISAGAGNARAANYTSAVGARDGKIVLRDEQTGAEYDFAAPVVINAAGPWTDLTNAAIDEPTHYMGGTKGSHIVLDNPELLAATGGRELFFEHKDGRIVLIYPLKGRVLIGTSDLEHDMSQPAICTEAEVDYFLDLIGHVLPDVDVDRSQIVYRFSGVRPLPGHGDMAPGFVSRDYRIEESSLTGAAGVSVFSLVGGKWTTFRASAESLTNRALASLGRDRRRSTLGLAIGGGAGYPATARARQQWITAHDSGIGRVRTAALLERYGTVASDVIAAISADADDMQLATLPEYSTGELRHIARTEHVVHLADILLRRTSVAFVGDADDASAAEIAVAIAPVLGWDAARIEAEVSLGVAAVHAAEPAAAHAASESAIA; encoded by the coding sequence ATGACCAACACGAATGCCGAGAACGCGACAGCTCACTCGCTCACTGCTCGCCCCTCTGCCGAGGTGCTCATCATCGGTGGCGGAATCAACGGCCTCGCCACGTTTCGAGACCTGGCGCTTCAGGGCGTGGACGTCGCCCTCGTAGAGAAGAACGACTTCGTTAGCGGCGCATCCGCGGCGTCATCCCACATGATTCACGGTGGCGTCCGATACCTCGAAAATGGCGAGTTCCGACTTGTGCATGAGGCCGTGACCGAACGCAATGCGCTACTGCAAACCGCTCCCCACTACGTGCGTCCGCTTCAGACGACCATCCCGATCTTCTCGACATTTTCCGGAATCCTTGCGGCCCCCTTCCGCTTTCTGCGCCACGGTTCTGGAAAGCCCAGCGAACGCGGCGCGGTACTCATCAAGATCGGTCTCGTGATCTACGACTCGTTCTCGCGCGGTGGGGGACGCGTTCGCAGGCACGCATTCCACGGCAAGAAGCGATCACTCGAAATACTCCCGGACCTCAACCGTGGTGTGAAGTACACCGCCTCGTACTGGGACGCCTCGCTTCAAGATCCCGAACGACTCGCGGTAGACGTACTGAGAGACGGAATCTCGGCCGGTGCCGGAAACGCCCGGGCTGCGAACTACACCTCGGCAGTGGGGGCGCGCGACGGCAAAATCGTATTGCGCGATGAGCAAACCGGGGCAGAATACGACTTCGCGGCGCCCGTGGTCATCAACGCAGCGGGACCCTGGACCGATCTCACCAACGCGGCGATCGATGAGCCGACCCACTACATGGGGGGAACCAAAGGCTCACACATCGTGCTCGACAACCCGGAGCTGCTCGCGGCGACCGGTGGACGCGAGCTCTTCTTCGAGCACAAAGATGGTCGCATCGTCTTGATCTACCCGCTCAAGGGTCGTGTGCTGATCGGCACGAGTGATCTCGAGCACGACATGTCGCAGCCTGCGATCTGCACTGAGGCTGAGGTCGACTACTTCCTCGACCTGATAGGTCATGTCCTGCCCGACGTCGATGTCGACCGTTCCCAAATCGTGTATCGGTTCTCTGGCGTGCGACCGCTGCCCGGACACGGCGACATGGCGCCCGGTTTCGTTTCCCGCGACTACCGCATCGAAGAATCGTCGCTCACGGGCGCCGCTGGCGTCTCAGTATTCAGTCTCGTCGGTGGCAAATGGACGACATTCCGGGCATCGGCTGAGTCGCTCACGAATCGTGCCCTCGCCTCCCTCGGTCGTGACCGCCGTCGCTCCACGCTGGGGCTGGCCATCGGCGGTGGTGCGGGTTACCCCGCCACTGCCCGTGCTCGCCAGCAATGGATCACCGCGCACGACTCCGGAATCGGCCGCGTCCGCACGGCTGCGCTTCTGGAACGCTACGGGACCGTGGCATCCGACGTGATCGCGGCCATCAGCGCAGACGCAGACGACATGCAGCTCGCGACTCTTCCCGAGTACAGCACGGGTGAGCTTCGTCACATTGCTCGCACCGAACATGTCGTACACCTGGCCGATATTCTGCTGCGGCGCACGAGTGTCGCCTTCGTCGGAGATGCCGACGACGCATCCGCGGCCGAGATAGCTGTAGCGATCGCCCCGGTTCTCGGGTGGGATGCCGCTCGGATCGAAGCTGAAGTCAGCCTTGGCGTCGCAGCGGTTCACGCCGCAGAACCGGCCGCTGCGCATGCCGCGAGCGAGTCCGCGATAGCCTGA
- a CDS encoding Fpg/Nei family DNA glycosylase, which produces MPEMPEVQGLVDFLNHRIVGLSITRARVVSIAALKTYDPPVEDLEEATVVSVSRHGKFIDIATTEAHLIFHLAKAGWLRWHESLPTAPIKPSGRSPLALRVGFDDASGFDLTEAGTKKSLAISVVRLPTDVPGIARLGPDPLDPAFTIDVLEAIVTARRTQIKGVLRDQSIIAGIGNAYSDEILHAARVSPYALASSLNSEEIAVLFRAITETLTDASAAGAGRPPADLKDAKRRGMQVHGRRGEVCPVCGDTVRSVFFADNSLEYCPTCQTGGKLLADRRLSRILK; this is translated from the coding sequence ATGCCAGAGATGCCGGAGGTTCAGGGGCTCGTAGATTTCTTGAACCATCGCATCGTCGGCCTCAGCATCACGCGAGCCCGCGTGGTCTCGATAGCTGCGTTGAAAACCTACGACCCTCCGGTAGAGGATCTCGAAGAAGCAACCGTGGTCTCCGTTTCACGCCACGGCAAGTTCATCGATATCGCCACTACCGAAGCGCATCTGATCTTTCACCTAGCCAAGGCGGGCTGGCTGCGCTGGCACGAATCGTTGCCCACCGCGCCCATCAAGCCGAGCGGACGCTCGCCGCTTGCGCTCCGCGTCGGTTTCGACGATGCATCCGGGTTCGACCTCACCGAGGCCGGGACCAAAAAATCTCTCGCGATATCGGTAGTCCGGCTACCGACAGATGTTCCGGGGATCGCGCGGCTCGGACCCGACCCGCTGGATCCAGCCTTCACCATCGACGTACTCGAAGCGATCGTCACGGCACGTCGTACCCAGATAAAAGGCGTGCTCCGGGATCAGTCGATAATCGCTGGCATCGGTAATGCCTACTCGGATGAGATTCTGCACGCCGCACGCGTGTCTCCGTACGCACTCGCGTCGTCGCTCAATAGCGAAGAAATAGCTGTGTTGTTTCGCGCCATCACCGAGACGCTGACGGATGCCTCGGCCGCTGGCGCGGGACGGCCACCCGCCGACCTCAAAGATGCGAAGCGACGCGGAATGCAGGTGCACGGCCGACGCGGTGAGGTGTGCCCTGTGTGCGGTGACACAGTACGATCAGTCTTTTTTGCCGACAACAGTCTTGAGTACTGCCCTACGTGCCAAACGGGCGGAAAACTTCTCGCAGACCGCAGGCTCTCACGCATCCTGAAGTAA
- a CDS encoding GNAT family N-acetyltransferase, with product MEPVVLHTARLVLSAPTAADVPAIFAACQDPDIQRYTTVPSPYLREHAEKFISDTAEQWDAKTHLTWAMRHNDRLVGMIGLYRLDKDGGAELGYWVDPETRGRGFVTEASAAVLDWAFDRHTLGLQRVEWRAVVGNNASARAARAVGFRYEGTRRRALVHGDYRDDGWAAALLAEDDRQPQAWPVLP from the coding sequence ATGGAACCCGTGGTTTTGCATACAGCACGTCTCGTACTCTCCGCTCCGACAGCTGCCGATGTTCCGGCGATTTTTGCCGCCTGCCAGGATCCGGACATTCAGCGTTACACGACGGTGCCATCGCCATATCTACGCGAGCACGCGGAGAAATTCATTTCCGACACCGCCGAGCAATGGGACGCCAAGACCCACCTCACGTGGGCGATGCGCCACAACGATCGCCTCGTCGGAATGATCGGGCTATATCGCCTAGACAAAGACGGCGGCGCGGAGCTTGGTTACTGGGTCGACCCCGAAACGCGTGGCCGGGGCTTCGTCACCGAAGCGAGCGCCGCGGTGCTCGATTGGGCATTTGATCGGCACACGCTGGGGCTGCAACGTGTCGAGTGGCGCGCAGTCGTCGGAAACAATGCCTCTGCTCGCGCGGCGCGGGCAGTCGGTTTTCGTTATGAAGGAACACGACGCCGTGCTCTCGTCCATGGTGACTACCGCGACGATGGTTGGGCCGCGGCGCTGCTAGCCGAAGATGACCGCCAACCGCAAGCGTGGCCTGTTCTGCCCTGA
- a CDS encoding exodeoxyribonuclease III, translating to MSRTVRIASVNVNGIRAAARKGMNSWLETAGVDILTLQEVRGTAEHLSIALPDWHIEEDEALQKGRAGVAIASRTPPVEVRKELGGDDFDSKGRWIEADFAIEGEQFTVVSAYVYTGEDGTPKQDAKYAFLDAMTERMPQLAADGSLALITGDLNVGHRELDIKNWRGNLKKAGFLRRERAYFDSFLAPEGEAITRIDDSAGVGLGWTDIGRAFHGDVDGPYSWWSNRGQAFDTNTGWRIDYHLASAPLAGRVTDYSIVRAPSWDTRWSDHAPVIADYTLGS from the coding sequence GTGTCTCGTACAGTTCGCATTGCTTCCGTCAACGTCAACGGCATCCGTGCCGCAGCCCGCAAGGGAATGAACTCCTGGCTGGAGACTGCCGGCGTCGACATTTTGACGCTGCAGGAGGTGCGTGGCACCGCAGAGCATCTGTCGATCGCGCTCCCCGATTGGCACATCGAAGAAGATGAGGCACTGCAGAAGGGTCGCGCGGGGGTGGCAATCGCCAGTCGGACTCCCCCGGTCGAGGTCCGCAAAGAACTCGGGGGCGACGATTTCGATTCCAAGGGCCGCTGGATCGAAGCCGATTTTGCCATCGAGGGCGAACAGTTCACGGTCGTGAGCGCATATGTCTACACCGGCGAAGACGGCACACCCAAACAGGATGCGAAGTACGCATTTCTCGATGCGATGACCGAGCGGATGCCGCAGCTCGCAGCCGATGGCTCTCTCGCCCTGATCACCGGCGATCTGAACGTTGGCCACCGCGAACTCGACATTAAGAACTGGCGGGGCAACCTCAAGAAGGCCGGGTTCCTTCGCCGCGAACGTGCCTACTTCGACAGCTTCTTAGCCCCCGAAGGCGAAGCAATTACCCGCATCGACGACTCAGCCGGCGTGGGTCTCGGATGGACCGACATCGGACGCGCCTTCCACGGTGACGTCGACGGGCCATACTCATGGTGGTCCAATCGTGGCCAGGCATTCGATACCAACACCGGGTGGCGAATCGATTATCACCTCGCCTCCGCTCCGCTCGCCGGGCGGGTGACCGATTACTCGATCGTGCGCGCACCCTCGTGGGACACACGCTGGAGCGACCACGCACCCGTCATCGCCGACTACACACTCGGCAGCTAA
- a CDS encoding alpha-galactosidase — MIHHLRAAGVSLVVDSRGTEVPVIVHWGRDLGALADSDLHNLVDATVELNPPSSIDRPPRFSLIAGLHEGWSGHPVVAFTEAAGTPRHRETARRENVITSISEWPESSVTTRLELTVQGLLLASHVVHNESASAITLTSAAIALPVPDRARELLDFTGLWSRERQPQRQQPGLGVWLRESRHGRGGHDDAFLMAAGTPGFGFSSGEVWATHVAWSGDTQQWFERSALGTTVLGAGERRPPVTLAPGHSVETPTVVAAWSDQGLDGISSRVHPWVRSWSTHASPRPVTLNTWEAVYFDHSIDRLAPLVDRAADVGVERFVLDDGWFSGRSDDKRALGDWTVDTTTWPDGLSPLIERVEARGMQFGLWVEPEMISSDSELARAHPEWIMSGQDAVTWRWQHVLNLAAPGAETHVRDALDALLREYPIKYLKWDHNRDLLVDESHEQVLALYRILDELRRLHPQVEIESCASGGARIDLGILPRVDRVWTSDTNDPLERQRIQRYTGILIPPEYLGSHLGDARAHTSGRTSSLAFRFATAFFGHAGIESDLTRLDRDDLEIIRRWIEVHRTHRALLHSGKVVHVDEPDPAVVVHGVVATDLSEAVFSYALIAAAETAVPPRLRMPHLDANRRYRVERLDIGASPHSLADAPPPWLEGGVEATGRVLGEVGLAMPGLLPGEAQLFAVRAIQ; from the coding sequence ATGATCCATCACCTCCGTGCTGCGGGAGTCTCTCTCGTAGTCGACTCCCGCGGCACGGAGGTGCCGGTGATCGTGCACTGGGGTCGCGACCTCGGCGCTCTTGCCGATAGCGATCTCCACAATCTGGTCGATGCGACAGTGGAGCTCAACCCGCCGAGTTCGATCGACCGACCGCCGCGTTTCAGTTTGATTGCGGGCCTCCATGAAGGCTGGTCCGGGCATCCGGTCGTTGCATTCACCGAGGCCGCAGGCACGCCGCGGCACCGCGAGACGGCACGACGTGAAAACGTCATCACCTCGATTAGCGAATGGCCTGAGTCATCCGTCACGACACGCCTTGAGCTCACGGTGCAGGGTCTATTGCTGGCCTCGCATGTCGTTCACAACGAGAGCGCGAGTGCGATCACACTGACTTCTGCGGCCATAGCGCTTCCGGTCCCGGATCGGGCCCGCGAGTTGCTCGACTTCACCGGCTTATGGTCGCGCGAGCGGCAACCTCAGCGACAGCAGCCTGGCTTGGGAGTCTGGCTCAGGGAGTCTCGACATGGCAGAGGCGGACACGACGACGCGTTTTTGATGGCGGCAGGCACTCCAGGTTTCGGCTTCTCTTCGGGCGAGGTGTGGGCGACACACGTCGCTTGGAGCGGTGACACGCAGCAGTGGTTCGAGCGCTCGGCGCTCGGAACCACAGTGCTCGGTGCGGGGGAGCGTCGGCCACCTGTCACGCTCGCACCGGGGCACTCAGTCGAAACCCCCACGGTCGTGGCGGCATGGTCTGATCAGGGGCTAGATGGCATTTCGTCAAGAGTTCACCCCTGGGTGCGGTCGTGGTCGACGCACGCGTCACCTCGACCGGTAACCCTCAACACGTGGGAAGCCGTCTACTTCGATCACTCGATCGATCGCCTGGCACCCCTCGTCGATCGCGCAGCAGATGTGGGCGTTGAACGGTTCGTTCTCGATGACGGCTGGTTTTCCGGCCGGAGCGACGACAAGCGCGCTCTCGGCGACTGGACGGTCGACACGACGACCTGGCCCGACGGTCTGTCACCGCTCATTGAGCGTGTCGAGGCGCGGGGCATGCAATTCGGGTTGTGGGTTGAGCCCGAGATGATCAGCTCTGATTCAGAACTCGCGCGGGCGCATCCGGAATGGATCATGTCGGGACAGGATGCCGTCACCTGGCGTTGGCAGCACGTACTGAACCTTGCGGCACCCGGCGCCGAGACACACGTGCGCGACGCGCTGGATGCTCTCTTACGGGAGTACCCGATCAAGTACCTCAAGTGGGACCACAACCGCGACCTCCTTGTCGACGAATCACACGAGCAGGTGCTCGCGTTGTACCGGATTCTCGATGAATTGCGGCGCTTGCACCCGCAGGTGGAAATCGAGTCGTGCGCCTCGGGGGGCGCGAGAATCGATCTCGGAATCCTGCCGCGAGTCGATCGTGTCTGGACCAGTGACACCAACGATCCGCTCGAGCGTCAGCGCATTCAGCGGTACACCGGCATCCTGATTCCACCCGAGTATCTCGGCTCGCATCTCGGTGATGCCCGCGCACACACATCAGGAAGAACTTCGTCGCTCGCGTTTCGCTTCGCGACTGCCTTCTTCGGTCACGCCGGAATCGAGTCCGACCTCACTCGTCTTGATCGCGATGACCTCGAGATCATCCGCCGGTGGATCGAGGTGCATCGTACTCACCGGGCACTTTTGCACAGCGGCAAGGTTGTGCACGTCGATGAGCCGGACCCGGCAGTGGTGGTCCACGGGGTCGTCGCGACCGACCTCTCCGAAGCCGTGTTCTCGTATGCCCTGATAGCGGCGGCTGAGACCGCTGTTCCACCGCGACTTCGGATGCCTCACCTCGATGCGAATCGGCGATACCGCGTTGAGCGGCTCGACATCGGTGCCTCACCGCATTCGTTGGCCGACGCACCTCCACCCTGGCTCGAGGGGGGAGTAGAGGCTACCGGCCGTGTGCTCGGCGAGGTGGGCCTTGCGATGCCGGGACTGCTTCCTGGAGAAGCACAATTGTTCGCCGTTCGCGCCATCCAATGA